The following are encoded in a window of Impatiens glandulifera chromosome 5, dImpGla2.1, whole genome shotgun sequence genomic DNA:
- the LOC124940095 gene encoding pentatricopeptide repeat-containing protein At1g59720, chloroplastic/mitochondrial isoform X1: MATASPPLLLPVSAITPSDNMITSLTSAFNHQTRLLDLLSQCKSLSQIKQIQGHVIRTTSIHHPHTRFLYSRILHDSSFYDLDYAFRLFAQIEEPNSFMWNTLIRGCSYSHDLQKQRAIEIYMKMLIQGLSMPDSHTFPFVLKACAYLFAKSEGQQVHGQLLKHGFDSDVYINNSLIHFYASCGNLEHAEKVFDKMPERSVVSWNAMVEGLVQLGEFDSALSLFRKMQDSFEPDGYMMLSVINACAGLRSLSLGMWAHAYISRNRENIRVNNDVLLYSSLVDMYCKCGSLQMAKQVFHSMNNHDVNSWNSIILGFASHGQGEAALRYFDLMINEGFNPNSITFVGVLSACNHRGFVDEGLKYFDRMKKDYGIEPVLEHYGCMVDLLARAGNIEKAIEIVLEMHIKPDVVIWRSLLDACCKNHADLDLSEEVTKQLLESDGGDCSGAYVLLSRVYASARRFNDVGLIRKLMNDNGVIKEPGCSVIEVDGISHQFFAGDTTHPETRLLYRVLREIEERLQKEGYEPDCSQASLVDDGDRGKAESLRLHSERLAIAMGLLNGKPGIPIRIFKNLRVCNDCHNVSKMISKVYNVEIVVRDRARFHHFKDGSCSCLDYW; this comes from the coding sequence ATGGCGACTGCCTCTCCGCCATTGTTGTTACCTGTGAGTGCCATTACTCCATCTGACAACATGATTACTTCGCTCACTTCCGCCTTCAACCATCAAACTCGCTTGCTAGATTTATTGAGCCAATGTAAGTCTCTCTCTCAGATTAAACAAATACAGGGCCACGTAATTCGCACCACATCAATTCATCACCCTCACACTCGATTTCTCTACAGCCGAATACTCCATGACTCGTCTTTCTACGACCTGGACTATGCCTTCCGATTATTTGCCCAAATCGAAGAACCCAATTCGTTTATGTGGAATACACTGATTAGAGGCTGTTCATACAGTCATGACTTGCAAAAACAGCGGGCAATCGAAATTTACATGAAAATGTTGATTCAAGGTCTTTCTATGCCAGATAGTCATACGTTTCCTTTCGTTCTTAAAGCTTGTGCATATTTATTCGCCAAGTCGGAAGGACAACAAGTGCATGGACAATTACTTAAGCACGGGTTTGACTCTgatgtttatataaataacagTTTGATTCATTTCTATGCTTCTTGTGGGAATCTTGAACATGCAGAGAAAGTGTTTGATAAAATGCCTGAGAGAAGTGTTGTTTCGTGGAATGCTATGGTAGAGGGTTTAGTTCAATTAGGAGAGTTTGATAGTGCATTAAGTCTATTCCGAAAGATGCAGGATTCATTTGAGCCAGATGGGTATATGATGCTAAGTGTGATAAATGCTTGTGCGGGTCTTAGGTCTCTATCATTAGGGATGTGGGCTCATGCTTATATTTCGAGGAACCGCGAAAATATTCGTGTAAATAACGACGTGCTTTTGTACTCTTCGCTCGTTGATATGTATTGCAAGTGCGGATCATTACAGATGGCCAAACAAGTGTTTCATAGTATGAACAATCATGATGTAAATTCCTggaattcaattattttaggGTTTGCAAGCCACGGGCAAGGCGAAGCAGCGTTAAGATACTTCGATCTCATGATTAACGAAGGTTTTAACCCTAATTCAATTACATTTGTGGGTGTTCTTAGTGCCTGTAACCACAGAGGCTTTGTGGATGAGGGTTTGAAGTACTTTGACAGGATGAAGAAGGATTATGGAATTGAACCTGTGTTGGAGCATTATGGATGCATGGTTGATCTTCTTGCTCGCGCAGGAAATATTGAGAAAGCGATAGAAATTGTATTAGAGATGCATATAAAGCCTGATGTAGTTATTTGGCGGAGCTTGCTTGATGCTTGTTGTAAAAACCATGCAGATTTGGATCTAAGTGAAGAAGTAACAAAGCAGTTACTTGAATCGGACGGTGGTGATTGTAGCGGTGCTTATGTTCTTCTATCGCGAGTCTATGCATCAGCTAGAAGGTTTAACGATGTGGGATTAATCAGGAAGTTAATGAACGATAATGGAGTGATTAAAGAGCCCGGCTGCAGTGTAATTGAGGTAGATGGAATATCTCATCAGTTCTTTGCTGGGGATACTACTCATCCTGAAACGAGATTATTGTATCGGGTTTTGAGAGAAATTGAGGAAAGATTGCAGAAGGAGGGTTATGAACCGGATTGTTCTCAAGCGAGTTTAGTTGATGATGGGGATCGTGGTAAAGCTGAATCGTTGAGGCTACACAGTGAGAGGCTTGCGATTGCGATGGGGCTTTTGAATGGAAAACCGGGGATTCCTATTAGGATATTTAAGAACCTTCGCGTATGCAATGATTGTCATAACGTGAGCAAGATGATTTCGAAAGTGTATAATGTGGAGATTGTTGTTAGAGATCGTGCTCGGTTTCATCACTTTAAAGATGGATCTTGCTCTTGCTTGGATTATTGGTGA
- the LOC124940095 gene encoding pentatricopeptide repeat-containing protein At1g59720, chloroplastic/mitochondrial isoform X2, which translates to MWNTLIRGCSYSHDLQKQRAIEIYMKMLIQGLSMPDSHTFPFVLKACAYLFAKSEGQQVHGQLLKHGFDSDVYINNSLIHFYASCGNLEHAEKVFDKMPERSVVSWNAMVEGLVQLGEFDSALSLFRKMQDSFEPDGYMMLSVINACAGLRSLSLGMWAHAYISRNRENIRVNNDVLLYSSLVDMYCKCGSLQMAKQVFHSMNNHDVNSWNSIILGFASHGQGEAALRYFDLMINEGFNPNSITFVGVLSACNHRGFVDEGLKYFDRMKKDYGIEPVLEHYGCMVDLLARAGNIEKAIEIVLEMHIKPDVVIWRSLLDACCKNHADLDLSEEVTKQLLESDGGDCSGAYVLLSRVYASARRFNDVGLIRKLMNDNGVIKEPGCSVIEVDGISHQFFAGDTTHPETRLLYRVLREIEERLQKEGYEPDCSQASLVDDGDRGKAESLRLHSERLAIAMGLLNGKPGIPIRIFKNLRVCNDCHNVSKMISKVYNVEIVVRDRARFHHFKDGSCSCLDYW; encoded by the coding sequence ATGTGGAATACACTGATTAGAGGCTGTTCATACAGTCATGACTTGCAAAAACAGCGGGCAATCGAAATTTACATGAAAATGTTGATTCAAGGTCTTTCTATGCCAGATAGTCATACGTTTCCTTTCGTTCTTAAAGCTTGTGCATATTTATTCGCCAAGTCGGAAGGACAACAAGTGCATGGACAATTACTTAAGCACGGGTTTGACTCTgatgtttatataaataacagTTTGATTCATTTCTATGCTTCTTGTGGGAATCTTGAACATGCAGAGAAAGTGTTTGATAAAATGCCTGAGAGAAGTGTTGTTTCGTGGAATGCTATGGTAGAGGGTTTAGTTCAATTAGGAGAGTTTGATAGTGCATTAAGTCTATTCCGAAAGATGCAGGATTCATTTGAGCCAGATGGGTATATGATGCTAAGTGTGATAAATGCTTGTGCGGGTCTTAGGTCTCTATCATTAGGGATGTGGGCTCATGCTTATATTTCGAGGAACCGCGAAAATATTCGTGTAAATAACGACGTGCTTTTGTACTCTTCGCTCGTTGATATGTATTGCAAGTGCGGATCATTACAGATGGCCAAACAAGTGTTTCATAGTATGAACAATCATGATGTAAATTCCTggaattcaattattttaggGTTTGCAAGCCACGGGCAAGGCGAAGCAGCGTTAAGATACTTCGATCTCATGATTAACGAAGGTTTTAACCCTAATTCAATTACATTTGTGGGTGTTCTTAGTGCCTGTAACCACAGAGGCTTTGTGGATGAGGGTTTGAAGTACTTTGACAGGATGAAGAAGGATTATGGAATTGAACCTGTGTTGGAGCATTATGGATGCATGGTTGATCTTCTTGCTCGCGCAGGAAATATTGAGAAAGCGATAGAAATTGTATTAGAGATGCATATAAAGCCTGATGTAGTTATTTGGCGGAGCTTGCTTGATGCTTGTTGTAAAAACCATGCAGATTTGGATCTAAGTGAAGAAGTAACAAAGCAGTTACTTGAATCGGACGGTGGTGATTGTAGCGGTGCTTATGTTCTTCTATCGCGAGTCTATGCATCAGCTAGAAGGTTTAACGATGTGGGATTAATCAGGAAGTTAATGAACGATAATGGAGTGATTAAAGAGCCCGGCTGCAGTGTAATTGAGGTAGATGGAATATCTCATCAGTTCTTTGCTGGGGATACTACTCATCCTGAAACGAGATTATTGTATCGGGTTTTGAGAGAAATTGAGGAAAGATTGCAGAAGGAGGGTTATGAACCGGATTGTTCTCAAGCGAGTTTAGTTGATGATGGGGATCGTGGTAAAGCTGAATCGTTGAGGCTACACAGTGAGAGGCTTGCGATTGCGATGGGGCTTTTGAATGGAAAACCGGGGATTCCTATTAGGATATTTAAGAACCTTCGCGTATGCAATGATTGTCATAACGTGAGCAAGATGATTTCGAAAGTGTATAATGTGGAGATTGTTGTTAGAGATCGTGCTCGGTTTCATCACTTTAAAGATGGATCTTGCTCTTGCTTGGATTATTGGTGA
- the LOC124938069 gene encoding trehalose-phosphate phosphatase A-like: MNKPMTHSNLYSPSGTKYGQYLASPRKMPAIFDRSNSWLDAMQCSSPTHNDTDDGYSNWMLRYPSALASFEHIINHAEGKRIALFLDYDGTLSPIVDNPDSAVMSPAMRAAVKDVAQYFPTAIISGRSRDKVYEFVGLTELYYAGSHGMDIMGPIRSVSNEHPNCTRSTDQQGNKVNLFQPASEFLPMIDEVSKALHEIAKEVKGAKVEHNKFCVSVHYRNVDEKNWNIIGQQVKELLKGYPSLRLTHGRKVLEVRPVLNWDKGKAVEFLLESLGLSNCNDVVPIYVGDDRTDEDAFKILRDGNYGFGILVSSAPKESNAFYSLRDPSEVMEFLKWLVVWKKSTGGVLDI, translated from the exons ATGAATAAGCCTATGACGCATTCTAACTTGTATTCACCTTCTGGCACAAAATATGGCCAATACCTAGCATCTCCAAGGAAAATGCCTGCCATATTTGATAGGTCTAACTCATGGCTAGATGCCATGCAGTGCTCATCTCCTACTCACAATGATACAGATGATGGTTACTCTAATTGGATg CTTAGGTACCCATCTGCACTTGCTTCATTTGAGCATATAATAAACCATGCAGAAGGAAAAAGAATAGCATTGTTTCTCGACTATGATGGGACACTTTCCCCAATTGTCGACAACCCAGATTCTGCTGTCATGTCCCCTGCT atGCGGGCTGCTGTGAAAGATGTGGCACAGTATTTTCCAACAGCGATAATCAGTGGGAGAAGCCGTGATAAG GTGTATGAATTTGTTGGTCTAACTGAACTCTATTATGCGGGTAGTCATGGAATGGATATTATGGGTCCCATTCGATCTGTTTCGAATGAACACCCAAATTGTACTAGGTCCACTGACCAACAG GGTAACAAAGTTAATCTATTCCAGCCTGCTAGTGAATTCTTGCCTATGATTGATGAG GTTTCTAAAGCGCTTCATGAGATTGCCAAAGAAGTAAAGGGAGCAAAAGTAGAGCATAATAAGTTTTGCGTTTCTGTACACTATCGTAATGTGGATGAAAAG AACTGGAATATAATTGGCCAACAAGTGAAGGAACTGTTGAAAGGTTATCCTAGTCTTCGATTAACACATGGAAGAAAG GTATTAGAGGTTCGGCCCGTTCTTAATTGGGATAAGGGGAAAGCCGTTGAGTTCTTACTGGAATCACTTG GCCTAAGCAATTGTAATGATGTGGTTCCCATTTATGTTGGAGATGACCGGACAGATGAAGATGCATTTAAG ATTCTGAGAGATGGAAATTATGGTTTTGGAATCTTAGTGTCTTCTGCACCCAAGGAAAGCAATGCATTTTACTCTCTTAGGGACCCATCAGAG GTTATGGAGTTCTTGAAGTGGCTGGTTGTGTGGAAGAAGTCAACAGGTGGAGTTTTAGAtatttag